From a single Planctomycetia bacterium genomic region:
- the galK gene encoding galactokinase — protein sequence MATPPDPAAVFGRRFASRPRFVSVAPGRVNLIGEHVDYCGGFVLPMAIERFTTIAAAPRSAAVPAVARFHSLVKDETVEIPLAAGPILPLPGWAAYVTGVLAGFQARGLVPPPFDAVIDSTVPLGGGLSSSASLEVAVALLAARMTEATLSPLDLALLCQKAEHEHAGVPCGVMDQCAAALAREGHLLLLDCRSLAIEHVPFERDDVLVLVADTNVRHTLTDGGYARRRADCEAAAEALGLPLLRDATPEAVDGIRAAVGAVVHRRARHVVGEIARTRAAAAALAAGRWPEVGALMAASHASLRDDFEVSCPELDALVEIAVAQPGVIGSRMTGGGFGGCTVTLVEEPHAAAASAAIAAGYRARTGRDCTLFTTRPARGGWCRDLDAPA from the coding sequence ATGGCCACCCCTCCCGATCCCGCCGCGGTCTTCGGCCGCCGCTTCGCCAGCCGGCCCCGGTTCGTGTCCGTCGCCCCCGGCCGGGTGAACCTCATCGGCGAGCACGTCGATTACTGCGGCGGGTTCGTGCTGCCGATGGCGATCGAGCGGTTCACGACGATCGCGGCAGCGCCACGATCGGCAGCCGTCCCGGCCGTGGCCCGCTTCCACAGCCTCGTCAAGGATGAGACGGTCGAGATTCCCCTCGCCGCCGGCCCCATCCTCCCCCTGCCCGGCTGGGCGGCGTACGTCACGGGTGTGCTCGCCGGCTTCCAGGCCCGGGGTCTCGTCCCGCCCCCCTTCGACGCCGTCATCGATTCGACGGTCCCGCTCGGCGGCGGCCTGTCGAGCAGCGCGTCGCTGGAGGTGGCGGTCGCGTTGCTCGCGGCGCGGATGACGGAGGCAACGCTTTCGCCGCTCGACCTCGCGCTCCTCTGCCAGAAGGCGGAGCACGAGCATGCCGGCGTCCCCTGCGGCGTGATGGACCAGTGCGCCGCGGCGCTGGCCCGGGAAGGGCATCTGCTGCTGCTCGACTGCCGTTCGCTGGCGATCGAGCACGTGCCCTTCGAGCGCGATGACGTCCTCGTGCTCGTCGCCGACACCAACGTCCGCCACACGCTCACCGACGGGGGCTACGCCCGGCGCCGGGCCGACTGCGAAGCCGCGGCGGAAGCGCTCGGCCTGCCCCTGCTCCGCGACGCCACGCCGGAGGCCGTGGACGGGATCCGGGCCGCGGTCGGCGCCGTGGTCCATCGTCGCGCCCGGCATGTCGTCGGCGAGATCGCCCGCACCCGTGCCGCCGCGGCGGCGCTCGCCGCGGGCCGCTGGCCCGAGGTCGGGGCGCTGATGGCGGCGAGCCACGCCTCGCTGCGGGATGACTTCGAGGTCAGCTGCCCGGAGCTCGACGCGCTCGTCGAGATCGCGGTCGCCCAGCCCGGCGTGATCGGCAGCCGGATGACCGGCGGCGGCTTCGGCGGCTGCACGGTGACGCTCGTGGAGGAGCCGCACGCCGCCGCGGCGTCGGCGGCGATCGCCGCCGGCTACCGGGCCCGCACCGGCCGCGACTGCACGCTGTTCACGACCCGGCCGGCCCGCGGCGGGTGGTGCCGCGACCTCGACGCGCCGGCATGA